The following are encoded in a window of Candidatus Fluviicola riflensis genomic DNA:
- a CDS encoding UDP-3-O-[3-hydroxymyristoyl] N-acetylglucosamine deacetylase (catalyzes the zinc dependent deacetylation of UDP-(3-O-acyl)-N-acetylglucosamine to UDP-3-O-(3-hydroxytetradecanoyl)-glucosamine in the second step of lipid A biosynthesis and catalyzes the dehydration of beta-hydroxyacyl-ACP to trans-2-acyl-ACP in fatty acid biosynthesis) has protein sequence MSEKQRTLKEAIVFKGVGLHTGEPVTMEVCPAPDNHGYKFQRIDLENQPIIKADADLVVATDRGTTLESQGARVYTTEHVLAALYGMEVDNALIKIDGPEIPIMDGSSLPFVKEIIRVGYQEQEAEREYFVLDENVKWEDTEKGIEFLAVPDNGYRITVMVDYNSPALGTQHAAIYNIDAFEKEISPCRTFCFLGELEFLAKNNLIKGGDLDNAIVLVERNDVSQEELNRLAKLLGKENLTVNYDGIGVLNSLKLQFENEPARHKLLDIVGDLALVGKPIKAHILGARPGHSGNVRFAKVLKEQIKKQEKAARTFDVTADPLYNINDIERMLPHRYPFLLVDKVMYITDDTIVGVKNITMNEPIFTGHFPGNPVFPGVLQIEAMAQVGGIFSLSKVEDPHLYSTYFMKIDNVKFKQKVLPGDTVVFELKLLSPMRRGLVHMGGVAYVNGKPVMEAEMLAQVIKDKE, from the coding sequence ATGTCAGAAAAGCAACGAACCTTAAAGGAAGCCATTGTTTTTAAAGGAGTTGGACTCCACACCGGAGAGCCTGTAACAATGGAAGTCTGTCCGGCACCGGATAATCACGGTTACAAATTCCAGCGTATAGATTTGGAAAATCAACCGATCATCAAAGCCGATGCCGATTTGGTAGTTGCAACTGATCGCGGAACAACCTTGGAATCTCAGGGGGCCCGCGTCTATACCACAGAGCACGTTTTGGCGGCGCTTTACGGTATGGAAGTCGATAACGCACTCATTAAAATTGATGGCCCTGAAATTCCGATTATGGATGGTAGCTCGCTTCCCTTCGTAAAAGAAATCATTCGTGTCGGTTACCAGGAACAGGAAGCAGAGAGAGAATATTTTGTCCTCGATGAAAACGTAAAGTGGGAAGATACCGAAAAAGGAATCGAGTTTTTGGCCGTTCCTGATAATGGTTACCGCATTACCGTAATGGTCGATTACAACTCACCGGCATTGGGCACGCAACATGCAGCCATCTACAACATCGATGCATTTGAGAAAGAAATTTCACCCTGCCGTACATTCTGTTTCCTTGGCGAATTGGAATTCCTCGCAAAAAACAACCTGATTAAAGGTGGTGATTTGGACAATGCGATTGTTTTGGTGGAACGCAACGACGTGAGCCAGGAAGAACTCAACCGCCTTGCGAAATTGCTCGGTAAAGAAAATTTAACCGTTAATTACGACGGAATCGGTGTGCTGAACAGTCTTAAACTGCAGTTTGAAAACGAACCCGCCCGTCATAAACTATTGGATATCGTTGGTGATTTAGCCCTTGTGGGTAAACCGATCAAAGCACATATTTTGGGAGCTCGTCCGGGACATTCCGGCAACGTACGTTTCGCAAAAGTGCTAAAAGAACAAATCAAGAAACAGGAAAAAGCAGCAAGAACGTTTGATGTAACGGCAGATCCGCTCTACAATATCAACGATATCGAGCGCATGCTTCCTCACCGTTACCCGTTCCTGTTGGTTGATAAAGTAATGTACATTACAGACGATACTATTGTCGGGGTGAAAAACATTACCATGAATGAACCTATATTTACAGGACATTTCCCTGGAAATCCGGTTTTCCCCGGAGTACTTCAAATTGAAGCAATGGCTCAGGTCGGTGGAATCTTTTCACTGAGTAAAGTAGAAGACCCGCATTTGTATTCGACTTACTTCATGAAAATCGACAATGTGAAATTCAAGCAAAAAGTATTGCCTGGCGATACGGTCGTGTTTGAATTGAAATTATTGTCACCTATGCGACGTGGACTTGTTCACATGGGAGGTGTTGCTTACGTAAACGGCAAACCGGTTATGGAAGCGGAAATGTTGGCACAAGTGATTAAAGACAAAGAATAA
- a CDS encoding transcriptional regulator: MLSKKTKYALHALTYLAKKGSDNPTLIVEISEQAHIPRKFLESILLDLKKQGILASKMGKGGGYFLRHEPKNITISTIIRLFNGPIALLPCVSLNYYQPCDECTSETLCGLNKVMIDVRNETLRILENKSIQDIIDQETVIS; the protein is encoded by the coding sequence ATGCTCTCCAAGAAAACCAAGTATGCTCTCCACGCACTCACTTACCTTGCTAAAAAAGGTAGTGATAATCCTACATTGATTGTCGAGATTTCCGAACAGGCCCATATTCCGCGCAAATTTTTGGAATCCATCTTACTTGACCTGAAAAAACAAGGCATTCTTGCTTCCAAAATGGGAAAAGGCGGTGGCTATTTTCTGCGCCATGAACCAAAAAACATTACCATTTCAACAATCATTCGGCTCTTCAACGGCCCAATCGCCTTACTGCCGTGTGTGAGTCTCAATTATTACCAGCCCTGCGATGAATGCACCAGTGAAACACTCTGTGGCCTCAACAAAGTTATGATCGACGTGCGCAATGAAACCTTGCGAATCCTTGAAAATAAATCCATCCAGGATATTATTGACCAGGAAACGGTGATCTCGTAA
- the menD gene encoding 2-succinyl-5-enolpyruvyl-6-hydroxy-3-cyclohexene-1-carboxylic-acid synthase, protein MKSSAKLEVQLLVDACLRGGITHIVLSPGSRNAPLSIAFDEHPDFVTYVIPDERSAAFYALGMAQQLNQPVAITCTSGSAPLNYFPAIAEAYYQGIPLVVLTADRPLEWVDQGDGQTIVQTGVFGTHVLAQAQLNAIHTPQQRWMFERQCCETIQHANGKRKGPVHLNIPFTEPLYEITDSPEKMNQWIHLAEGELHLTTSEEKWLSDTWNQAKKRMVICGQMQKNPRLEKELGELAKDPSVAVLVEHTSNLHDSQFIHCIDRSLNQIAPEKTSDFYPEVIVVIGGAIVSKRIKTFLRKAEAITIRVGNDFPFMDTYQSLAFTTAVDPAEVMLALHKNNLSELPASRFGTQWKQLDLLSGIKHGEVLKTVPFSDLKAMEVMLDTVPENAQLHIGNSSIIRYALLFDPIKSVRYWCNRGTSGIDGSSSTACGAALMEPENWHVLISGDMSFFYDSNAFWSNHKPANLRIFVLNNGGGDIFNIIPGPDTVVQKDTYFVAKHDFSAEHICKAYGLEYYTAASVETFEQQLQSFFTHETNGMPKLMEIQTSGINNSEILNHYFEQSKA, encoded by the coding sequence ATGAAATCAAGTGCAAAATTAGAGGTGCAATTGCTGGTTGATGCCTGTCTCAGAGGAGGAATTACACACATCGTTTTATCACCCGGATCGCGCAACGCACCCCTTTCCATTGCTTTTGATGAACATCCTGATTTTGTAACGTACGTGATTCCCGATGAACGTTCAGCAGCATTTTATGCGTTGGGAATGGCGCAGCAACTCAATCAACCGGTAGCAATTACCTGCACTTCCGGATCAGCTCCGCTGAATTATTTCCCGGCTATTGCCGAAGCTTATTACCAGGGAATTCCGCTGGTTGTACTTACCGCAGATCGTCCATTGGAATGGGTAGATCAGGGTGACGGACAAACAATCGTTCAAACCGGTGTTTTCGGGACACATGTACTGGCTCAGGCACAACTAAACGCCATTCATACACCACAACAACGCTGGATGTTTGAACGTCAATGCTGCGAAACGATTCAACACGCCAACGGAAAACGTAAAGGGCCTGTTCACCTGAATATTCCGTTTACCGAACCGCTTTACGAAATCACGGATTCACCTGAAAAAATGAATCAGTGGATTCACCTGGCAGAAGGCGAACTCCATTTGACAACTTCTGAAGAAAAATGGTTGTCAGATACATGGAATCAGGCGAAAAAACGCATGGTGATTTGTGGTCAGATGCAGAAAAATCCACGTCTTGAAAAAGAATTGGGTGAACTGGCCAAAGATCCTTCTGTAGCCGTTTTGGTTGAACACACATCCAACTTGCACGATTCGCAGTTTATTCATTGCATCGACCGGTCGCTGAATCAAATTGCACCTGAAAAAACATCGGATTTTTATCCGGAAGTAATTGTAGTGATCGGCGGAGCAATTGTTTCCAAACGCATCAAAACCTTTTTGCGCAAAGCCGAAGCAATTACGATTCGTGTCGGGAATGATTTTCCATTCATGGATACTTATCAGTCATTGGCATTTACAACAGCGGTTGATCCTGCCGAAGTAATGCTTGCATTGCATAAAAATAACCTATCGGAATTACCTGCATCGCGTTTCGGAACACAATGGAAACAGCTTGATCTACTTTCAGGAATCAAACACGGAGAAGTGTTGAAAACCGTTCCTTTTTCTGATTTGAAAGCCATGGAAGTAATGTTGGATACAGTTCCCGAAAATGCACAATTGCACATCGGCAACAGTTCCATTATCCGCTACGCTTTGTTATTCGATCCGATCAAAAGTGTTCGTTATTGGTGCAATCGCGGTACCAGCGGCATCGACGGAAGTTCTTCAACGGCCTGTGGCGCTGCATTGATGGAACCCGAAAACTGGCATGTACTCATCAGCGGCGATATGTCGTTTTTCTACGATTCCAACGCTTTCTGGAGCAATCACAAGCCAGCCAACCTGCGCATTTTTGTATTGAATAATGGTGGTGGCGATATTTTTAACATCATTCCGGGGCCTGACACCGTTGTTCAGAAAGACACTTATTTTGTGGCGAAGCATGATTTTTCGGCTGAACACATTTGCAAAGCTTACGGCTTGGAATATTACACCGCAGCTTCTGTAGAAACATTCGAGCAACAACTGCAGTCATTTTTCACGCATGAAACCAACGGAATGCCGAAGTTGATGGAAATTCAAACGTCGGGAATCAATAACAGCGAAATTTTGAATCACTATTTCGAACAAAGTAAGGCTTGA
- a CDS encoding phenylacetic acid degradation protein has translation MKLQQVPLEQINAFRKNTLMEVLDIRCIELGDDYLIATMPVDHRTHQPMGLLHGGASAALIESIGSMGSTLLIDLSKEAPVGIEINANHVGSVKSGSVKAIGKIVHAGKRSHVWQVDIYDQTTEKLVCTGRLTIMIVPRS, from the coding sequence ATGAAACTTCAACAGGTCCCGCTGGAACAAATCAATGCTTTCCGGAAAAACACACTCATGGAAGTGCTTGATATTCGTTGCATCGAATTGGGCGACGATTACCTCATTGCTACCATGCCGGTAGATCACCGCACGCATCAGCCAATGGGATTATTACATGGCGGAGCAAGCGCGGCCCTGATCGAATCGATTGGTTCTATGGGATCGACTTTGCTGATCGATCTTTCGAAAGAAGCACCTGTCGGAATCGAGATCAATGCCAATCATGTGGGATCGGTGAAATCAGGAAGCGTAAAAGCCATTGGTAAAATCGTACATGCCGGCAAACGCTCGCACGTATGGCAGGTAGATATTTACGATCAAACTACCGAAAAACTCGTTTGTACAGGCCGGTTGACCATCATGATCGTTCCCCGAAGCTGA
- a CDS encoding GNAT family N-acetyltransferase, whose amino-acid sequence MVMIAETERLILRELTPDDAQFAFDLNSNPEVLKYTGDEPFDSVEQAREFLENYSDYQRNGFGRWGVVLKETGKLIGWCGLKRDRETGEVDLGYRFFQENWNRGFATEASVACLEIGKATFNLERIVARAQKENPASYKVMEKLGFTFEKEYSEDDETWVLYTILT is encoded by the coding sequence ATTGTAATGATTGCAGAAACCGAACGACTGATCCTGCGCGAGCTCACGCCGGACGATGCTCAGTTTGCATTTGATCTGAACAGTAATCCGGAAGTGTTGAAGTATACAGGCGACGAGCCGTTTGATTCCGTTGAACAAGCGCGTGAGTTTTTGGAAAACTATTCCGATTACCAACGTAATGGTTTCGGGCGCTGGGGAGTTGTATTGAAAGAAACTGGGAAATTGATCGGTTGGTGTGGCTTGAAACGCGATCGGGAAACAGGAGAAGTTGACCTCGGTTACCGCTTTTTCCAGGAAAACTGGAATAGAGGGTTCGCTACGGAAGCGTCAGTGGCTTGCCTTGAAATTGGAAAAGCAACATTTAACCTGGAACGCATTGTTGCTCGGGCCCAAAAGGAAAATCCAGCCTCGTATAAAGTGATGGAAAAACTGGGGTTTACTTTTGAAAAAGAATATTCCGAAGACGATGAGACGTGGGTGCTTTACACGATTTTAACGTGA
- the trxA gene encoding thioredoxin, with product MALEITDANFEEVVLKSDKPVLVDFWAEWCGPCRMIGPIVEEMTTEYEGRAVIGKVNVDLNPQVSAKFGIRNIPTILFIKGGEIADKSVGAVPKTQLTAKLDALL from the coding sequence ATGGCATTAGAAATCACAGATGCAAACTTTGAAGAAGTTGTATTAAAATCAGACAAACCAGTATTAGTAGACTTTTGGGCAGAATGGTGTGGCCCTTGTCGAATGATCGGACCAATTGTTGAAGAAATGACAACTGAGTACGAAGGACGAGCAGTAATCGGAAAAGTAAATGTTGACTTGAACCCTCAAGTATCCGCTAAATTCGGTATCCGCAATATTCCTACAATTTTATTCATAAAAGGAGGTGAAATTGCAGACAAATCAGTTGGTGCAGTTCCGAAAACACAACTTACGGCAAAATTAGATGCTCTTTTATAA
- a CDS encoding polyprenyl glycosylphosphotransferase, whose translation MQRPLLRFLFLFGDWITACLSWALFYYYRKTSIESEPFNVNDTFLYGIALVPLLWLLLYAIQGTYVDIRRLYRLKVLSLTAFATVFGSVILFFLLLIDDEVINYKTYYQSLVSLALLHFGLTIVVRLILVSIQVKRIHSKADGFRTLLIGGSEKAVGIYNEIMQLPKGGGNQFIGFVNLNGIDKLLEDKLPYLGHVDQLSDVIREQNVEEVIIALESTEHERLRSVISRINNEKVVIKILPDMYDILSGSVKLNNIFGALLMEVNAEVMPSWQRFLKRFMDFTLSLVAIVLLIPIYIGLAIAVKLSSKGPVLFFQERIGIHGKGFKIVKFRTMYVGAEKSGPQLSSSHDPRITQMGKFMRKTRLDELPQFFNVLIGDMSLVGPRPERQFYIDQIVEREPQFLDLTRVRPGITSWGQVKYGYAENVDQMIQRMKYDLLYLRNRSIALDLKIMMYTILIVIKAKGK comes from the coding sequence ATGCAACGTCCTTTACTGCGATTTCTTTTCCTTTTCGGTGATTGGATAACGGCTTGCTTATCATGGGCCTTATTCTATTACTACCGGAAAACCAGCATTGAATCGGAACCATTCAATGTAAATGATACCTTTCTTTACGGAATCGCGTTAGTGCCTCTTTTGTGGTTGCTCCTTTACGCCATTCAGGGAACATATGTAGACATTCGTAGGCTTTACCGTTTAAAAGTGCTTTCACTTACTGCATTTGCTACCGTTTTCGGATCGGTGATCTTGTTTTTCCTCCTACTGATCGATGATGAGGTCATTAACTACAAAACGTACTATCAATCGCTTGTATCGCTGGCATTGTTACATTTCGGACTGACGATTGTTGTGCGTCTGATTCTTGTAAGCATCCAGGTAAAACGCATTCATTCAAAGGCTGACGGTTTTCGCACCTTATTGATTGGCGGCTCGGAAAAAGCGGTTGGAATTTACAACGAGATCATGCAATTGCCCAAAGGCGGCGGGAACCAGTTTATCGGTTTTGTAAACCTCAACGGCATTGATAAATTGCTGGAAGACAAACTTCCTTATTTGGGCCATGTAGATCAATTGTCGGATGTAATCCGGGAACAAAACGTGGAAGAAGTCATTATTGCGCTTGAAAGTACCGAACACGAACGGTTACGAAGTGTGATTTCCCGTATCAATAATGAAAAAGTAGTCATCAAGATCCTGCCGGATATGTATGATATTCTCTCAGGATCGGTGAAACTCAACAACATTTTCGGGGCATTGCTCATGGAAGTCAACGCAGAAGTAATGCCTTCGTGGCAACGCTTTCTGAAACGATTCATGGATTTCACCCTTTCGCTCGTTGCCATTGTTTTGCTCATTCCGATTTATATTGGATTGGCAATTGCGGTAAAACTTTCCTCGAAAGGCCCTGTGTTATTCTTCCAGGAACGGATCGGAATTCACGGAAAAGGATTTAAGATCGTTAAATTCCGTACGATGTATGTTGGAGCGGAAAAATCAGGTCCGCAACTTTCAAGTTCACATGATCCGCGGATTACACAAATGGGAAAATTCATGCGAAAAACCCGTCTGGATGAGCTTCCGCAGTTCTTTAACGTGCTAATCGGTGATATGTCGCTGGTTGGCCCGCGTCCGGAACGACAATTTTATATTGATCAGATCGTAGAACGTGAACCGCAGTTTTTGGACCTTACGCGTGTGAGACCGGGGATTACTTCATGGGGACAAGTAAAATACGGTTATGCCGAAAATGTGGACCAAATGATCCAGCGTATGAAATACGACTTGCTCTATCTCCGCAACAGATCGATTGCACTCGACCTCAAAATCATGATGTATACCATTCTAATTGTCATCAAAGCGAAAGGAAAATAA
- the lpxD gene encoding UDP-3-O-(3-hydroxymyristoyl)glucosamine N-acyltransferase yields the protein MEFSAQQIAAILHGEVVGNPDVTVSGLAKIEEGTIGTLSFLSNPKYEDYIYSTGASICIVNATFEPLKPLPETLTLVKVEDAYACFAKLLDVYSQMRQKQAKIEQPSFISESAQVGEGIYLGAFAYISDGAKIGNNVKIYPNVYVGDGVTIGDDTILHPGVRIYADCVIGARCILHAGVVIGSDGFGYAPDEKGVFSRVPQIGNVILEDDVEIGANSTVDCATLGSTILRKGVKVDNLVHLAHNVEIGDHSALAAQVGVAGSAKIGKHVMVGGQAGISGHLYIADGTKIVAQSGIPSSVKKAETLMGSPGIPIEDFKKSYFGFRKLPFLLQKINELEQKIKTLSKSAE from the coding sequence ATGGAATTCTCAGCACAGCAAATAGCAGCAATCCTCCACGGTGAGGTTGTTGGAAACCCGGACGTAACCGTGTCGGGATTGGCTAAAATTGAGGAAGGTACAATTGGCACACTTTCCTTTCTTTCGAATCCTAAATACGAAGATTATATCTACAGTACAGGTGCATCTATTTGTATTGTCAATGCCACGTTTGAACCGCTGAAACCGTTGCCCGAAACATTGACGCTTGTAAAAGTGGAAGATGCCTACGCCTGTTTTGCGAAATTGCTGGATGTATACAGCCAGATGCGCCAGAAACAAGCGAAGATCGAACAGCCTTCGTTTATCAGTGAAAGTGCCCAGGTTGGTGAAGGAATTTACCTCGGAGCATTTGCTTACATCTCAGACGGAGCTAAAATTGGAAATAACGTAAAAATATACCCGAATGTGTACGTGGGTGACGGAGTAACGATCGGTGACGATACGATCCTTCATCCCGGAGTACGCATTTATGCTGATTGTGTGATCGGAGCGCGTTGCATCTTGCATGCAGGCGTAGTGATCGGTAGCGACGGATTTGGTTACGCACCCGATGAAAAGGGCGTTTTTTCACGTGTTCCGCAAATCGGGAACGTGATTTTGGAAGACGATGTTGAAATTGGTGCCAACTCAACCGTTGATTGTGCAACGCTTGGTTCTACGATTTTGCGTAAAGGCGTCAAAGTAGACAACCTGGTTCATTTGGCCCACAATGTGGAAATTGGTGATCATTCCGCTCTTGCAGCCCAAGTTGGGGTTGCTGGTTCAGCGAAAATCGGTAAGCATGTCATGGTTGGTGGTCAGGCCGGTATCAGCGGACATTTATACATCGCCGATGGAACCAAAATTGTAGCTCAGTCAGGTATTCCGAGTTCTGTGAAAAAAGCGGAAACACTCATGGGATCGCCAGGCATTCCAATCGAAGACTTTAAAAAATCCTATTTTGGGTTCAGAAAACTGCCATTCTTATTGCAAAAGATCAACGAACTCGAACAAAAAATTAAAACATTATCAAAATCAGCTGAATAA
- a CDS encoding 23S rRNA (uracil(1939)-C(5))-methyltransferase RlmD — MVNRGEIIEIEVEDLAFGGQGIARLRSDEGEFVLFIENTFPGQFVRARVDKKRKRHGECKLLEVLKRSPQEIELPYQEISGAPYIFVPTELQQEYKQKTTLEVYRRIGNVKNVETLFDSFIASPQQFFYRNKMEYSFSCIEHVPETGEEIDDAFALGFKRRGTWWKVENLNKPSGLFDEQWETILIELRELLKSSGLPAWHPPKKEGFFRHIVVRKSFEQDQLLIHFVTSSNGLKKFDTAKVVAFLQERLGKRLAGVWHTVNDNIADRAKIENGSSKLLVGNAVVVEKMLGLSFEISMESFFQTNPKSAERLYTKAIDYVCETAKEGGVIMDLFCGTGTIGQLIAQRVNVGEIVGVDIVEEAIEDAKRNAQLNGLSHLHFFAADVGKFLSFHPEYQNRIDTIVLDPPRAGIAPKTLLKVMALGAERIVYISCNPATQARDADSMAKEGYIMKKLSLVDQFPHTSHIEAIAVFEKAVN; from the coding sequence GTGGTAAATAGAGGTGAAATCATTGAAATAGAGGTTGAAGATTTAGCATTTGGCGGCCAGGGAATTGCGCGTTTACGCAGCGATGAAGGTGAATTTGTGTTGTTCATCGAAAATACCTTTCCGGGTCAGTTTGTACGGGCAAGAGTCGATAAAAAACGGAAACGTCACGGTGAGTGTAAATTACTCGAAGTCTTAAAACGCTCTCCGCAGGAAATCGAATTGCCCTACCAGGAAATTTCAGGTGCTCCCTATATTTTTGTACCCACAGAACTACAGCAGGAATACAAGCAAAAAACCACACTCGAAGTCTATCGAAGAATCGGGAATGTAAAAAACGTTGAAACCCTGTTTGATAGTTTTATCGCTTCACCTCAACAGTTTTTCTACCGAAATAAAATGGAATACAGCTTTTCCTGCATCGAACACGTACCTGAAACGGGAGAAGAAATCGATGATGCATTTGCATTGGGATTCAAGCGAAGAGGAACGTGGTGGAAAGTAGAAAACCTCAATAAACCAAGCGGTTTGTTTGACGAACAATGGGAAACCATTCTTATCGAACTGCGTGAATTGCTAAAATCGAGCGGACTTCCGGCCTGGCATCCTCCCAAAAAAGAAGGTTTTTTTCGTCACATCGTCGTGCGTAAATCATTTGAGCAGGACCAGTTGCTCATTCATTTTGTAACGAGTTCCAACGGCCTGAAAAAATTCGACACAGCAAAAGTGGTTGCTTTTTTACAGGAACGATTAGGAAAACGGCTCGCAGGTGTTTGGCATACGGTAAACGACAATATTGCTGATCGTGCCAAAATTGAAAACGGAAGCAGTAAATTGCTCGTCGGAAATGCGGTTGTAGTTGAAAAAATGCTCGGACTTTCATTTGAGATCAGCATGGAAAGCTTCTTTCAAACCAATCCGAAAAGCGCTGAACGACTTTATACCAAGGCCATCGATTATGTGTGCGAAACAGCCAAAGAAGGTGGTGTGATCATGGATTTGTTTTGCGGAACCGGAACCATCGGACAATTGATCGCTCAACGTGTAAATGTGGGGGAAATTGTTGGCGTTGATATAGTGGAAGAAGCCATTGAAGATGCCAAACGCAACGCGCAGCTCAACGGACTGTCACACTTACATTTCTTTGCCGCCGATGTTGGGAAATTCCTGTCATTCCATCCGGAATACCAAAACAGGATCGATACCATTGTTTTAGATCCGCCACGCGCCGGAATAGCTCCTAAAACACTTTTAAAAGTAATGGCGCTGGGGGCTGAACGCATTGTTTACATTTCCTGTAATCCAGCTACACAAGCCCGTGATGCCGACAGTATGGCGAAGGAAGGATACATAATGAAAAAACTATCACTGGTAGATCAATTCCCACACACTAGTCATATTGAAGCCATTGCGGTGTTCGAGAAGGCCGTCAATTGA
- a CDS encoding acyl-[acyl-carrier-protein]--UDP-N-acetylglucosamine O-acyltransferase has product MISNLANISPKAQLGEGVSVEGFTTIYEDVIIGARTKIHPNVTIYPGTRIGTDCEIFPGACIGVVPQDLKFAGEETTVEIGNNTVIREGVTIHRATKDRWVTKIGNNCLLMTYVHIAHDCHIGNNVILAGYTGLSGHVTIDDYAILEGMVAAQQFMHIGAHTFVAGATLIRKSVPPYVKAAREPITFAGVNSVGLRRRGFTDEQVREIEDIYRIIYVQNNVISKGIEGVLDTMPASPIREEIIGFIQAADKGVIRGMI; this is encoded by the coding sequence ATGATAAGTAACCTGGCAAATATCTCCCCGAAAGCTCAGCTTGGTGAGGGTGTTTCGGTAGAAGGATTCACAACGATCTACGAAGATGTAATTATTGGTGCCCGTACGAAAATACATCCCAATGTTACCATTTATCCGGGTACACGTATCGGGACCGATTGTGAAATTTTTCCGGGAGCATGCATCGGAGTTGTTCCGCAGGATTTGAAATTCGCAGGTGAAGAAACCACCGTGGAAATCGGGAACAATACTGTAATCCGTGAAGGTGTAACCATCCACCGCGCGACCAAAGACCGTTGGGTTACCAAAATCGGTAATAACTGTTTACTCATGACCTATGTGCACATTGCGCACGATTGTCATATTGGTAATAATGTCATTCTTGCAGGTTACACGGGCCTTTCCGGTCATGTGACAATTGATGATTATGCCATTCTGGAAGGAATGGTTGCTGCTCAGCAATTCATGCACATTGGCGCTCATACTTTTGTTGCCGGTGCTACACTCATTCGTAAAAGTGTTCCTCCATATGTAAAGGCAGCGCGCGAACCAATTACGTTTGCCGGTGTCAATTCGGTTGGCTTGAGAAGACGCGGTTTCACAGACGAGCAAGTACGGGAAATTGAAGATATCTACCGTATCATTTACGTTCAGAACAACGTGATCTCAAAAGGAATTGAAGGTGTATTGGATACCATGCCGGCATCACCGATTCGTGAAGAAATTATCGGGTTTATCCAGGCAGCTGACAAAGGCGTAATTCGCGGAATGATTTAA